From a single Brassica napus cultivar Da-Ae chromosome C9, Da-Ae, whole genome shotgun sequence genomic region:
- the LOC106366640 gene encoding stem-specific protein TSJT1, translating into MLAVFEKTVANSPDALQSPHSDSPSYALKEGYLASQFVSKNSNSVTLNLGSSGVLAYSLDNTDPLVHRLFAVVDDIFCIFRGHIENLPFLRQQYGLSKVTNEAIMVIEAYRTLRDRGPYPVDKVVRDFHGNFAFILFDGTNKTVFAAADADGTVPFFWGTDAEGHLVLSDDTAIVKKGCSKSYSPFPKGCFFTSSGGLRSFEHPKNQLKPVPRVDSSGEVCGATFQVDSEVKREGTGMPRVESSQNWAGHI; encoded by the exons ATGTTGGCTGTGTTCgagaagaccgtagcgaacagCCCCGATGCACTGCAGAGTCCTCACTCCGATTCGCCTTCGTACGCCTTGAAAGAAGGATATCTGGCGAGTCAATTCGTTTCCAAAAACTCAAACTCCGTCACGCTTAACCTCGGATCGTCGGGAGTGCTCGCTTACTCTCTCGATAACACCGATCCTCTTGTTCACAG ATTGTTTGCGGTTGTGGATGACATCTTCTGCATCTTCCGAGGACACATTGAGAACCTCCCGTTTCTGAGGCAGCAGTATGGGCTGAGCAAAGTCACAAACGAGGCCATCATGGTCATTGAGGCTTACAGGACTCTACGTGACCGTGGCCCTTACCCCGTCGACAAAGTTGTCAGAGATTTCCATGGCAACTTTGCCTTCATCCTCTTTGATGGCACCAACAAGACTGTCTTTGCTGCTGCT GATGCTGATGGTACTGTGCCCTTCTTCTGGGGAACTGATGCTGAAGGTCATCTTGTTCTCTCTGATGACACAGCCATTGTGAAGAAAGGTTGCTCCAAATCTTACAGTCCTTTCCCTAAAG GTTGCTTCTTTACATCATCGGGAGGATTGAGGAGCTTCGAGCACCCGAAGAACCAGCTGAAGCCAGTGCCGAGGGTGGATAGCTCAGGAGAGGTGTGTGGTGCCACCTTTCAGGTTGATTCTGAGGTTAAGAGAGAGGGTACCGGGATGCCTAGAGTCGAGAGCTCCCAAAACTGGGCCGGTCATATCTAA